From the genome of Clostridium sp. BNL1100, one region includes:
- a CDS encoding arsenate reductase ArsC, with the protein MGKAKVAFICVHNSCRSQIAEALGRHLASDVFESYSAGTETKPQINKDAVRLMKQIYGIDMEKTQKSKLLQDIPTVDIVITMGCNVQCPSLPCKHREDWGLEDPTGKNDKEFIKVIKIIEEKVMALKKSLDK; encoded by the coding sequence ATGGGTAAAGCTAAAGTAGCATTTATATGTGTTCATAATTCCTGCCGTAGTCAGATTGCAGAAGCATTAGGCAGACATCTTGCTTCGGATGTATTTGAGAGTTATTCCGCAGGCACTGAAACAAAGCCTCAAATTAACAAGGATGCTGTCCGGTTGATGAAACAGATTTATGGAATTGATATGGAGAAAACACAAAAATCAAAGCTTCTTCAAGATATACCAACCGTTGACATTGTGATAACAATGGGGTGCAACGTGCAGTGTCCGTCTTTGCCGTGCAAACACAGAGAAGATTGGGGTCTGGAAGACCCAACCGGAAAAAACGATAAAGAATTTATTAAAGTGATTAAAATTATAGAAGAAAAAGTTATGGCTCTCAAAAAGTCACTAGACAAGTAG
- a CDS encoding thioredoxin family protein has translation MPFFKKKKEDLSETGIKGDAYVKVLGSGCAKCNQLEAATKEALSKLGMDTSIEHVKDFAQIAAYGVMTTPALVVDGKVVSYGKVLKTEEVISILEKVRKQ, from the coding sequence ATGCCATTTTTTAAAAAGAAGAAGGAAGATTTAAGTGAAACAGGCATTAAAGGTGATGCATATGTAAAGGTGCTTGGTTCGGGATGTGCAAAATGCAATCAGCTGGAAGCTGCTACAAAAGAAGCATTGTCAAAGCTGGGAATGGACACTTCTATTGAGCACGTTAAGGATTTTGCACAGATTGCTGCATATGGTGTAATGACAACACCTGCCTTGGTTGTAGACGGCAAAGTTGTTTCATACGGTAAAGTCTTGAAAACTGAAGAAGTAATTAGTATATTAGAGAAAGTAAGGAAGCAGTAA
- a CDS encoding permease — protein MEVFKGIGLFLQNQVLGMKWLNILTQNLLSFFGLDMSGRLGGSIQFFIYDVIKITILLCLLIFIITYIQSYFPPERSKKILTRFRGIGANTIAALLGTVTPFCSCSSIPLFIGFTSAGLPLGLTFSFLISSPMVDLGSLVILMSIFGAKVAVVYVIVGLIIAVAGGTIIGKMNMDKYVEDIILNASGMDIESPNLTKKERITYAKDQVAATFKKVFPYILIGVGIGAVIHNWIPESWIETILGSNNPFGVVLATLIGVPMYADIFGTIPVAEALLYKGANLGTVLSFMMAVTTLSLPSVIMLRKALKPRLLALFVAICTIGIIIVGYLFNAFQYLLL, from the coding sequence ATGGAGGTTTTCAAAGGAATAGGCCTGTTTTTGCAGAATCAGGTGCTTGGAATGAAATGGCTTAACATACTTACACAAAATTTACTTTCATTCTTTGGCCTTGATATGTCAGGAAGGCTTGGAGGTAGTATTCAGTTTTTTATATACGATGTAATAAAAATTACAATATTACTATGTCTTCTTATTTTTATAATTACCTATATTCAAAGCTATTTTCCGCCGGAACGGAGTAAGAAAATATTGACACGTTTTCGTGGAATCGGGGCAAATACTATAGCGGCACTTTTAGGAACTGTTACGCCTTTTTGCTCCTGTTCGTCCATTCCGCTTTTTATTGGGTTTACCAGTGCAGGATTGCCGCTAGGATTAACTTTCTCATTTCTAATCTCTTCTCCTATGGTAGACCTTGGTTCATTAGTAATCTTAATGAGCATTTTTGGTGCAAAGGTAGCTGTTGTTTATGTTATAGTTGGTCTTATAATTGCAGTTGCAGGCGGTACAATTATTGGGAAAATGAATATGGATAAGTATGTAGAGGATATTATACTAAATGCCTCAGGCATGGATATTGAGTCACCGAATTTAACAAAAAAAGAACGTATTACATATGCAAAAGACCAAGTAGCAGCAACCTTTAAAAAAGTATTTCCATATATATTAATAGGCGTAGGAATCGGTGCAGTAATTCATAACTGGATTCCTGAAAGCTGGATTGAAACCATTCTGGGTAGTAATAATCCGTTTGGTGTAGTACTTGCTACGTTAATTGGGGTTCCTATGTATGCAGACATTTTTGGTACTATACCCGTTGCAGAAGCGTTACTGTATAAAGGAGCAAATTTAGGAACTGTTCTGTCATTCATGATGGCGGTAACAACACTCAGTTTACCATCTGTCATTATGCTTCGTAAGGCTTTAAAACCAAGGCTTTTGGCATTATTTGTTGCAATTTGTACGATAGGTATTATTATTGTTGGATATCTGTTTAATGCATTTCAATATTTATTATTATAA
- a CDS encoding metalloregulator ArsR/SmtB family transcription factor: protein MSISEHEENARVFKAFCDENRLMILELLQTGEKCACKLLEDLKIGQSTLSHHMKILCDSGVVNARKEGKWTHYSISEDGSAYARELLGKITEIYTAIG from the coding sequence GTGTCAATCAGTGAACACGAAGAAAATGCAAGAGTATTTAAGGCCTTTTGTGATGAAAATCGCCTTATGATTCTGGAATTGCTCCAGACAGGTGAAAAATGCGCTTGCAAACTGCTGGAGGATTTAAAAATTGGTCAGTCCACTTTGTCTCATCATATGAAAATATTATGTGATTCGGGTGTTGTAAATGCAAGAAAAGAAGGAAAATGGACTCACTATTCTATAAGCGAAGATGGCAGTGCCTATGCTAGAGAACTGCTTGGTAAAATTACAGAAATATATACGGCCATCGGGTGA
- a CDS encoding radical SAM protein, protein MLQKSLSLIITKKCTADCDICCFSCSPHVEDKMPLEDALNYIDQASQIQQFTAVGISGGEPFLYYNDLIEILKRCKSLNLGFSCSTNSFWAATIDNTRLFLKQLTDIGSLTLNLSIDEFHSKYIPFQNIKNVLKVAKEFSNLSILLGCVCTKTSKKLHDILEYLGDDIMGYYIASSPCLPVGNAETRIKPEDLFIFENSIDKKCSGLSHLVVMPDGSTYPCCYQGGFTPALYLGSAKELPLTEIIKNFNGNMYCRTLENHGVKWFVDKIHENNLPIKLKNGGYVGICDVCHTLFHDPEYLKYYEPFLDIEMYNIIQRELEKDAVMGG, encoded by the coding sequence ATGCTACAAAAATCTTTAAGTTTGATTATTACCAAAAAATGTACAGCTGATTGTGACATCTGTTGTTTTTCCTGCTCACCTCACGTTGAGGATAAAATGCCGTTGGAAGATGCACTCAATTATATTGATCAAGCTTCCCAAATCCAACAATTTACTGCTGTGGGAATTTCAGGCGGTGAGCCTTTTCTATATTATAATGATCTTATAGAAATTTTGAAAAGATGCAAATCTTTAAATTTAGGCTTTTCATGTTCTACCAATAGTTTTTGGGCAGCTACAATCGATAATACCAGATTATTTCTTAAGCAGCTAACTGATATTGGCTCTCTTACGTTAAATTTAAGTATTGATGAATTTCATTCTAAATATATACCCTTTCAAAATATAAAAAATGTTCTTAAAGTCGCAAAGGAGTTTTCTAATCTGTCTATTTTATTGGGTTGTGTTTGTACAAAAACAAGTAAAAAGTTACACGATATACTTGAATATTTAGGAGATGATATTATGGGTTATTATATAGCCTCATCTCCATGTTTACCTGTTGGTAATGCAGAAACCCGCATTAAACCGGAAGATTTATTCATATTTGAAAATTCAATAGACAAAAAGTGTTCCGGCTTATCCCACTTGGTTGTTATGCCGGACGGAAGTACTTACCCTTGCTGTTACCAGGGCGGCTTCACTCCTGCATTATATTTAGGTTCCGCAAAGGAGTTGCCTTTAACTGAAATAATAAAGAATTTTAACGGAAATATGTATTGTAGAACACTTGAAAACCATGGAGTTAAGTGGTTCGTTGATAAAATACATGAAAATAATCTGCCAATTAAACTTAAAAACGGAGGATATGTAGGCATTTGCGATGTTTGCCATACCTTATTTCATGACCCTGAATATTTAAAATATTATGAGCCGTTTTTAGATATAGAAATGTATAACATCATACAAAGAGAGTTGGAAAAAGACGCTGTCATGGGAGGTTAA
- a CDS encoding type 2 lanthipeptide synthetase LanM family protein: protein MGEYKNKNSLNGEDGNSRYLDFLNKNYKTPDQIEEFYCKYPVLARLIVQKMLDLTLETERMLDNIDLNFQSISNTLKLKSAHITEIHGSQGDTHKRGKSVAKLVLDNGQVFIYKPRNSDIERAFNKFVQYINENSNLMDLYINKVYYAKDFTVESYIETEPCYTLDEVKEFYYRFGEMLALTSLLQGTDFHSENVIAFNKYPVIVDFETLFTQLSFSDEEETEFVLKNKDNDRLNLAATALLPTNAFTNNVDKKGVDVSGLAGGDSVPLPVKMLAIMDLYTDNMRYEYINISKKQDKNKPVLNGEIQSFQSFKHDIYTGFEDILKYIYINRTKIYQIIQQLFTNIEVRQVLKPTAVYNDLLSYMDHPNYSRNMIYLERLLDNNYAYPHRNKKIAFYEIADMHYMEIPIFYTNTSENCLITSTGDKLSNYYKKSALSSVLDNVNHLSIELIDLEKNKLKILLGDYLELINTRMSQMSGSLTVENQFCTKDDILNVCLSIGKKILSNAYFSESKKNISWRHVDVTQKHPSVGFMTNSLYSGRAGVLYFLHYLSLISPENEIKDFTCQLFDCIDFIGEDIEPSVYMGQSSAIWVKAKLNKLKKSDLALVDMLTKLKTPSTAKLNDWLGGTAGFIKLFYDIYQKGIEQNSSLSLTQQYVSDLCHQISNNQVNTENSIGFGHGKIGVVYALLIAEQFLKKDLKKEIYYLLDKIDSELIQFTSDELSNKHSWCHGFGGLGIGALACKKYMKDERFETYIDKSFRVITESDPANMCLCHGLGGDIDFLISMSEQYPDNKYISEVLHRKVSKIVNFYKKNQHVLLNELPGFRDFGMYTGLSGVGFILLRSISPDLVPSALLL from the coding sequence ATGGGAGAATACAAAAATAAAAACTCATTAAATGGTGAGGATGGAAACTCCAGATATCTTGACTTTCTTAATAAAAATTACAAGACCCCTGACCAAATAGAAGAATTTTATTGTAAGTATCCTGTACTGGCAAGATTAATAGTACAGAAAATGCTTGATCTGACTCTGGAAACAGAGCGAATGTTAGATAATATAGATTTAAATTTTCAAAGTATCAGCAATACTCTAAAACTGAAAAGTGCTCATATTACAGAAATCCACGGTTCACAGGGTGATACCCATAAAAGGGGTAAATCTGTTGCAAAGCTGGTTCTTGATAATGGACAGGTTTTTATTTATAAACCACGCAACTCTGATATTGAAAGAGCCTTCAACAAATTTGTCCAGTATATTAATGAAAACAGCAATTTAATGGATTTATACATTAACAAAGTGTATTATGCAAAGGATTTTACTGTTGAAAGTTATATAGAGACCGAACCCTGCTATACGCTTGACGAGGTAAAGGAATTCTACTACAGGTTTGGTGAAATGCTTGCATTAACAAGCCTTCTTCAGGGTACTGATTTTCATAGTGAAAACGTAATAGCTTTTAATAAATATCCTGTTATTGTTGACTTTGAAACATTATTTACCCAATTGAGTTTTTCAGATGAAGAAGAAACAGAATTTGTACTTAAAAACAAAGATAATGACCGCTTAAACCTAGCCGCTACTGCTCTGCTCCCAACAAATGCCTTCACCAATAATGTAGATAAAAAGGGTGTTGATGTTAGCGGTTTGGCAGGAGGAGATTCTGTACCCCTACCTGTAAAAATGCTTGCTATTATGGACTTGTATACGGATAACATGCGCTATGAGTATATAAATATAAGTAAAAAGCAGGATAAAAACAAGCCGGTATTAAATGGAGAAATTCAGTCCTTTCAATCTTTCAAACATGATATATATACAGGATTTGAGGACATTTTGAAATATATTTACATTAATAGAACAAAAATATACCAAATAATTCAGCAGTTGTTTACAAATATTGAAGTACGTCAGGTTCTAAAGCCAACTGCAGTTTATAATGACCTGCTATCCTATATGGACCACCCTAATTATTCAAGAAATATGATATACCTTGAGCGTTTACTTGATAATAATTATGCATACCCCCATAGGAATAAAAAAATCGCATTTTACGAAATAGCGGACATGCATTACATGGAAATCCCTATTTTTTATACTAATACTTCTGAAAATTGCTTAATTACAAGTACCGGAGATAAACTCAGCAATTATTACAAGAAAAGTGCCTTGAGCAGTGTTCTTGATAATGTAAACCATTTATCAATCGAGCTTATAGACTTGGAAAAAAACAAACTGAAAATATTACTGGGAGATTATCTTGAATTAATAAATACAAGGATGAGCCAAATGTCAGGCTCTTTAACAGTTGAAAATCAATTCTGTACCAAAGACGATATATTAAATGTATGCCTTTCCATAGGAAAGAAAATACTTTCAAATGCCTATTTTAGTGAGAGCAAAAAAAATATATCCTGGCGGCATGTGGATGTCACGCAAAAACATCCTTCCGTAGGCTTTATGACTAATAGTCTTTATTCCGGAAGAGCAGGAGTATTATATTTTTTACACTATTTATCTTTGATTTCCCCTGAAAATGAAATCAAAGACTTTACCTGCCAATTATTTGATTGTATTGACTTTATTGGTGAGGACATCGAGCCATCTGTTTATATGGGCCAATCCTCTGCTATTTGGGTAAAAGCAAAACTAAATAAGCTAAAAAAGAGTGATTTAGCTTTAGTTGATATGCTTACAAAACTCAAAACACCATCTACAGCCAAGCTTAATGATTGGTTGGGAGGGACTGCCGGATTTATAAAACTTTTTTATGATATATATCAAAAAGGTATTGAACAAAATTCTTCATTGTCACTTACCCAGCAGTATGTATCCGATTTGTGCCACCAAATCAGTAATAATCAGGTCAATACAGAAAACTCTATAGGTTTTGGCCATGGGAAAATCGGAGTAGTGTATGCTCTTCTTATTGCGGAACAATTTCTGAAAAAAGATTTAAAAAAAGAAATTTATTACTTGCTTGATAAGATTGATAGTGAACTTATTCAATTTACTTCAGATGAATTATCAAATAAACACTCCTGGTGTCATGGGTTTGGAGGACTCGGCATCGGTGCATTAGCCTGCAAAAAGTATATGAAGGATGAAAGGTTTGAAACTTACATAGATAAATCATTCCGTGTAATTACTGAATCTGACCCTGCCAATATGTGTCTTTGCCATGGATTAGGGGGAGATATTGATTTTCTTATCTCAATGTCTGAGCAATACCCGGACAACAAGTATATATCAGAGGTACTACATAGAAAAGTTAGTAAAATTGTTAATTTTTATAAGAAAAATCAACATGTACTGCTTAATGAATTACCCGGTTTCAGGGACTTTGGCATGTACACAGGACTATCAGGAGTAGGATTTATTTTACTAAGATCAATCAGCCCCGATTTAGTACCAAGTGCATTGCTGCTATAA
- a CDS encoding flavodoxin family protein produces MNNQNIKVFVFIGSMKGKNSTEYQAILKFLNKAAWSNAEIDIVTADNADIKPCLGCCSCFDSGTCPLKLNDDILQIKQKLLDADLIIVSSPVYLHHVSGSTKTFLDRISHWAHTFDLIGKRAIVCSSTATSGNEYVISYLKKAMWAFGCLVVGEINVSLLISEEELSCQFDKIYSSLYESYKNPETCKVSIFQQQLFATLKKSYLQNTDTYESNYWKEHNLFDYPKFEDFLKANLIKDSVI; encoded by the coding sequence ATGAATAATCAAAATATCAAGGTCTTTGTATTTATCGGTAGTATGAAAGGTAAAAATTCAACAGAATATCAAGCAATACTTAAATTTTTAAATAAAGCGGCATGGAGTAATGCAGAAATCGATATCGTAACAGCAGATAATGCAGACATAAAGCCATGCTTGGGATGTTGCAGCTGTTTTGACTCGGGGACATGCCCACTGAAGCTTAACGATGATATTCTACAAATAAAGCAGAAATTACTTGATGCAGATTTAATTATAGTCTCTTCCCCGGTTTATTTACATCATGTTTCCGGCTCCACAAAAACCTTTTTAGACAGGATATCTCATTGGGCACATACATTTGATTTAATCGGAAAGCGAGCCATCGTATGTTCATCTACTGCAACCTCCGGTAATGAATATGTAATCAGCTATTTGAAGAAGGCTATGTGGGCTTTCGGATGTTTAGTGGTAGGAGAAATAAATGTAAGCCTCTTAATATCAGAGGAAGAATTGTCTTGCCAATTTGATAAAATATATTCCTCTTTATATGAATCGTATAAAAATCCTGAAACCTGCAAAGTTTCAATATTTCAACAACAGTTATTCGCAACATTAAAAAAATCTTATCTCCAAAATACTGATACATATGAATCAAACTATTGGAAGGAACATAATCTCTTTGATTATCCGAAATTTGAAGATTTCCTTAAAGCAAATTTAATTAAAGATTCAGTTATTTAA
- a CDS encoding ABC transporter ATP-binding protein, with translation MKRIFFEILNGNKKKFILLTLINIVATIISVLLPYLNGKFIDVLSARVGYNVILQMCLFILVIGLVNVLLFYVKQILDVNVRLKSSYSIKIEVVEHIRKIPILIYKKFNPSYLNHRTEQDINDIVTFIISNYATVVINFIQVIVLLFIILNISKGITLLMIVFLPIYFIAYLTVRKPLYTKSYEAKEAQNSYFNILNDQFTFMEDIKISANYEYNNRYIFSNFGDYLKKYINYTKVSGKFTSLDGIISIVFQVTTFLCGGWETLNGKMSVGELTIICTYFSMTLQVVKYYFELGKSYQNVKTSVNRLNEIFDIEVEHDGNLIIDKIDSITGDLTYKYEGNKNLIDKIKIDLKRGQVCSVVGKNGSGKSTISKLLIGILNTDDVFYNFQNINMINMKNLRNERILYISQSLNYPNRTICEMYKEFNEEINLCNIIEKIKEMNLNDEADIINLYENNWNKNVNQLSGGEKQIISVLKCIARDAEFIIFDEPTSNLDGNRAGIFLNIIRYLQEKDKLLLIITHDLLVADISDSVVNL, from the coding sequence GTGAAGCGTATATTTTTTGAAATTCTAAATGGAAATAAGAAAAAGTTTATTTTACTTACACTAATTAATATAGTTGCAACTATAATTAGTGTTTTATTGCCATACTTGAATGGCAAGTTCATTGATGTATTATCTGCCAGAGTTGGGTACAATGTTATACTTCAAATGTGTTTATTCATATTGGTAATAGGACTTGTAAACGTACTTTTATTCTATGTCAAACAGATTTTAGATGTTAATGTAAGATTAAAATCATCTTATTCAATTAAAATTGAAGTTGTTGAACACATTAGAAAAATTCCTATCTTAATATATAAAAAGTTTAATCCTTCTTATTTAAACCATAGAACTGAGCAGGATATAAACGATATTGTAACTTTTATTATTTCTAATTATGCAACAGTCGTAATTAATTTTATTCAGGTTATAGTATTACTATTTATTATTTTGAATATTAGTAAAGGTATAACCTTATTAATGATTGTTTTTTTACCAATTTACTTTATTGCTTATCTAACTGTTAGAAAACCATTGTATACTAAGAGTTATGAAGCAAAAGAAGCACAGAATTCCTATTTTAATATATTAAATGATCAGTTTACATTTATGGAAGACATAAAAATAAGTGCTAATTATGAATATAATAATAGATATATATTTTCGAATTTTGGTGATTATTTAAAAAAATATATAAACTACACAAAAGTAAGCGGTAAATTTACATCTTTAGATGGTATTATTTCCATTGTATTTCAGGTGACAACTTTTTTATGTGGTGGTTGGGAAACCTTAAATGGGAAGATGTCCGTTGGAGAGTTAACAATTATTTGCACATATTTTTCTATGACCCTTCAAGTAGTTAAATATTATTTTGAATTGGGTAAGTCTTATCAAAATGTTAAAACTTCTGTTAATAGGTTAAATGAAATATTTGATATAGAAGTTGAACATGACGGAAATTTAATTATAGATAAAATAGACAGTATAACTGGTGATTTAACTTACAAATATGAAGGTAATAAAAACTTAATTGATAAAATAAAAATAGACTTAAAAAGAGGTCAGGTGTGCAGTGTTGTGGGTAAAAATGGGAGCGGAAAATCTACCATTTCCAAGCTTCTAATTGGTATCTTGAATACTGACGATGTATTTTACAATTTCCAAAATATAAATATGATTAATATGAAAAATTTAAGAAATGAACGTATACTTTATATTTCTCAGTCACTTAACTATCCAAATAGAACTATTTGTGAAATGTATAAGGAATTTAATGAAGAGATAAATTTGTGTAATATTATAGAAAAAATAAAAGAAATGAATTTGAATGATGAAGCGGATATAATTAATTTATATGAGAATAATTGGAATAAGAACGTAAATCAATTATCCGGGGGAGAGAAACAAATTATTTCTGTCTTAAAATGTATTGCTAGAGATGCAGAATTTATAATATTTGATGAACCAACATCAAATTTAGATGGAAATCGAGCAGGCATATTTCTGAATATTATAAGATATCTTCAAGAAAAAGATAAATTGTTGCTAATTATAACACATGATTTGCTGGTAGCTGACATTAGCGATTCAGTTGTAAATTTATAA
- a CDS encoding methyltransferase, which translates to MLRADVNSDKAVQFGKWMNESNYGFIYKSMAGIFNTVEPWVDENQINVMLSDVTSDDRCIVEFFLLGYAKEKDDMLRILGRDNYEFLLDTGFACEKEKVIEPEGFAILPIGELFLIVSLPSCYKNAKQRISDIYIGSDSTKLMKYIKKGKYDAVLDLCAGSGVQGLNTANYANKIVEVELNETAYNAALLNGKINGISQDKYEVRKGDLYQVISEKFDCIISNPPFVPVPKDITFPLCGDGGEDGLDIVRTIVGGFEKFLKPSGKAYMVLECIGDEKGPYVVDCMTQVLKKGTINVSLINRQQIEFQADASAKIAISIYDDPQNYEMYYNAWMDMFKRTKATYIYPVVVEYVNNGKELEINYLRNYTKWSLDSQFGISDNIEIAEHTKQYYAALKDGKTKAVFDEEVKDLLQKCSNKSIRTAIPDSMDAGSYINKIKNTLKIVNSLNSQGVIVRK; encoded by the coding sequence ATGTTAAGAGCGGATGTTAATAGTGATAAAGCAGTTCAATTTGGTAAATGGATGAATGAAAGTAACTACGGGTTTATTTACAAATCAATGGCAGGTATTTTTAATACTGTTGAACCATGGGTAGACGAGAATCAGATTAATGTAATGTTGAGCGATGTAACAAGCGATGACAGATGTATTGTGGAATTTTTTCTTTTGGGATATGCAAAAGAAAAAGATGATATGTTAAGAATTTTAGGACGGGATAATTATGAGTTCCTATTGGATACAGGTTTTGCATGTGAAAAGGAAAAAGTTATAGAACCTGAGGGGTTTGCAATATTGCCTATAGGTGAATTATTTCTGATAGTTAGTTTGCCAAGCTGCTATAAGAATGCAAAACAACGAATTTCGGATATTTATATTGGATCGGATTCAACTAAATTGATGAAATACATAAAGAAAGGGAAATATGACGCCGTTCTTGACTTGTGCGCCGGCTCAGGGGTTCAGGGACTTAACACTGCTAACTATGCAAATAAAATTGTAGAAGTTGAACTGAATGAAACGGCATATAATGCTGCACTTTTAAACGGAAAAATTAATGGCATAAGTCAAGATAAGTATGAAGTAAGAAAAGGTGATCTGTACCAGGTAATTTCAGAAAAATTTGATTGTATTATTAGTAATCCACCGTTTGTTCCCGTTCCTAAGGACATAACTTTTCCTTTATGCGGAGACGGTGGAGAAGATGGACTTGATATTGTAAGGACTATTGTAGGAGGATTCGAGAAATTTTTAAAGCCTTCCGGAAAGGCTTATATGGTACTTGAATGTATAGGAGATGAAAAAGGTCCCTACGTCGTTGACTGTATGACCCAAGTTTTAAAGAAAGGGACAATTAATGTTTCCTTGATAAACAGACAACAAATTGAGTTCCAAGCTGATGCTTCAGCTAAAATTGCTATTTCAATATATGATGATCCACAGAACTATGAAATGTACTATAATGCTTGGATGGACATGTTTAAGAGAACAAAAGCAACATATATATATCCGGTAGTAGTCGAATACGTAAATAATGGTAAGGAATTGGAAATAAACTATTTAAGAAATTATACTAAGTGGTCTTTAGATTCCCAATTTGGAATTTCAGATAATATAGAAATTGCTGAACATACAAAACAATATTATGCTGCGCTCAAAGATGGTAAAACAAAAGCTGTTTTTGATGAAGAAGTAAAAGATTTACTTCAAAAATGTAGCAATAAAAGTATAAGAACGGCGATTCCGGATTCAATGGATGCAGGATCTTATATTAATAAAATTAAAAACACTTTAAAAATTGTCAATAGCTTAAATAGCCAAGGTGTCATAGTAAGAAAATAA